ACGCCGTTGTCGTCGAAGAAGCGCACCGTCACGTCGTCACGGCGGCTGGTCAGGTCCTTGGGCAGGCGCACCTTCACCTTCCAGGTCTTCTTCTCACCCGGGGCCAGCGCGCCGAAGAGGAACTCGCGGCGGTCGAGGAACGCGTTGTCGCTCTCCGTCCAGGCGCGCACGCGCTTGAGCGGCTCGGTGCCACGGTTCTCCGCGGTCAGCGCCATCTCCATGACCTCGCCCGCGGCAATCTTCGCCTCGGGGCCCGGCGTCATGGACACGGCCATCTGCACGTTCTTCGGCGTCGGACCGGCGCTCCAGTCGACCCCCAGCGCCGCGATGGCGCCGTTGATGCGCGTCTCTTCCTCGGCGCGCTTCTGGTCGATGAACGTCTTGCCCTGCTTGAGCTGCTCCTTGCGCGTGGTGGCCGGAGCGCGCAGCACGAAGTCACGGGCGAAGACGACCTCGAAGTCCTCCTTGATCTCCTCCTGCGCCTCGGCGTCGAGCTGGTCGTCCAGGTCCTCGCCGCTGCCCGCCACGTCCACGTCGAGCAGCGGGTCCTTGTCCCCGTGCTTCTTGTCGTTGGCGGCCGTCTTCGGCGCGGCCTTGCCCTCTTCCTTCTCCTTCTTGGCGGTGGCCTGGGCCTGCTTCTCGTCCACCTTCAGGTACTTGAGGGTCACCAGCGGCTTCTCGCGGTCGAGCACGTCCTCGCGCTTCTTGGCCACGGTGGTGGAGTCCGGATTGCCGAAGTGCTGGTCCAGGTCGGCCTCGCCCATGGAGCGGCGCGGCGCGAACACGTCCACGCGCTCGTCGGTGGCGCGGGTGGGGATGAGCTGGATGTCCGGGACGATACCGACCTCCTGGATGGAGACGTCACCGGGGGTGAGGTACTTGGCGATGGTCAGCTTCAGCGCGCTGTCATCCGGGAAGTCGTACAGCACCTGCACGCTGCCCTTGCCGAACGTCTGGCGGCCAATGATGGTCGCGCGGTCGAGGTTCTTCAGCGCGCCGGCGACGATTTCGGACGCGGAGGCGCTGCCGGCGTTCACCAGCACCGCGATGGGGTAGGTGTCCTCACCCTCCGTCGGACGGGCGCGCTTCTCCTCGCGCAGCTTGTCGGACAGGCCCACCGTCGCGACGATGGTGCCGCTGGACAGGAACGTGTCGGACACCTGGATGGCCTGCTCCAGCAGACCGCCCGGGTTGCCGCGCATGTCGAGCACCAGGCCCTTGAAGCCGCCCTTCGCGTCCGCCTGCTTGCGCATCTGCGTCAGCGCCGCCTCGAGGTCGCGCGTGGTGTTGCCCTGGAAGTTCTTCAGGCGGATGTAGCCGACGTTGTTGGCGAGCAGCTTGTGCTGCACGCTCTCAATCGAAATCATGGCGCGGGCGAGCGTCATGATGCGGGGCTTCTCCCAGCCGTCGCGCTCCACCGTGATCGTGATGCGGCTGTCCACCGGACCGCGCAGCTTCGACACGGCCTCGTTGAGGTCCATGTTGACGGTGGACTCCTCGCCAATCTTCTTGATGCGGTCGTCCTTCTGGATGCCGGCGCGGTGCGCGGGCGTCTTCGGAATCACCTTCACGACGGTGAGGTTGCCCTCGCGCATCTGGATGACGAAGCCCAGGCCGCCGAACTCACCCTTGGTGGACAGCTTCATCTCCCGGTACAGCTCCGGGCGCAGCAGCACCGAGTGCGGATCCAACGTGGACAGCATGCCGTTGACGGCCGCGTACTCCACGTCGCGCGTGTCCTCGATGGGGCGCATGTTCTTCGACAGGAAGTCGAAGACGTCCTTGAGCGCGAAGGACATCTTCCACAGCGAGTCCACGTGGGCGATGTCGAACTCGCGCTGCTTGCCGTTCACGTTGACGTTGAGCTTGCCCGTCTCCGCGTTGCCGTCCACGAGCACGTCGGGAACGCTCTTCTCGACGTACTCCAACGACGCGATCATCATCTCCTTCGGCTTCACCCGCTTCGGGTCGACGTAGTTCTCCTTCACGTAGAGGATGACCTTCGTCAGCACCCGCAGGCTGTTGAGGTCGTGAGGGGCCTTCTCGCCTTTGGCGGCAGGAAGACTGCCATCCCACGAGCCTTGACCGGCCTCGGCTGCCCCCATGGTGAGCGGCAAGGGAGCCCGGTCATTGCCCACCAGGGCCCAGGCGCCGAGGAGCACGGCAACGGCTGTGATGCGGCGGAGGAAACGCGGCATTTGGTTCATCCAAGCTGGGATGCTGTCCGGCACCCCGGGTGTGGCGTGAAGCCTTGAGATTTCGACCGTTTATGCGAGTAGGCGAACACTGTAAGCGGCCGGGCAAGCCTAATCACGGGCTCCAGGTGCTTCAAGGCATCGCCTCTCTGCTGGTGATGCAGAACGTCCTTGGTGAGCATTGCGTTCCCGTTCCTCCCGTTCGACACCCGGCCCAGGCGTTTATTTCAACGCAGCGGTAGAGGACGCTCCTGGAGGGGGTGGCAGCAGCCGGGCCTCGCGCAGGCCGCCGTAGAGCAGGGTGCCGGCGACGATGGCCACGGGCAGGAAGAAGGTGTTGAGGATGGGCACCCAGAGCAGGACGTAGATGCCCGCGCCCAGTCCCAGGCAGAGCGCCCGGCGCTCGCGCATCATCCGGCGCACCTCCGCGAAGGGGTAGAGGTGGCGCGTCATGGGGGCGGCCAGGAACTCGCCCGCCATCCACATCGTGGTCCACAGGCTGCCGAGCACCGTCCACAGGACGCTGCCCACGCCGGGGATCAGATGGAGGGGCAGGAGGATGGCCAGGCCCGCGAGGAGGAAGAACAGGCGCGCGAGCGTGTGGGCAATGCCGGTGACGAGCCCGCGCAGGAATCCCCCCAGGGTGAAGGCCGCGCCCGGGCTGCCGCCCCACGCCTCCTCGGTCATTTCGGACAGGGGGTCCTGGAGGGGGGCCAGCAGGAGCGGCGGCACCACGTTCGCTCCCACCACCCAGAGCACCAGGGAGGACAGGATGAGCACGGTGGACCAGGCGGCCCGGCCGTACCAGCTCTCCGGGCGGGCCCAGACGGAGGCCAGGGCGCCGGGGGCGTAGGTCCACAGCAGCCAGACGAGCCCCACCAGGGCCACGGCGGTGACGGCGGCGCACAGGGCGGACAGGAGGAACAGCCGGCGGTCGCGCAGGATGAGGGAAAAGGCCCGGCCAAGCAGTCCCAACCCCTGGAAGAAATCGGACAGGCGGGGCTCGGGGGCGACGTGGGGGAGGACGGAATGTGGGCTCATAAAGGGCCGATGCTCAAATCAAAGCGGGTCCGAAGGGCTACGTTATATAGGGCGCGCCCATGTCTCTCGACCTCAAGCGCGCGGCCTCAGAGCCCATCTCCTCTGTCGACATGCTGGTGGCCGGTTTCCGTGCCGCCGAAAAGCCCCGCGGAGCGCACCGACTGGGGCTCGAGCATGAGAAGTTCATCTATCCCGTCGGGGGCGCGGAGCCCCCCACCTATGAAGGTGCGCAGGGCGTTGGCGCGCTGCTGAACCGGGTGTCCGCCGCGGGGTACACCCCGTTCCGGGAGACGCCGGAGTCGCCCGTCATTGCGTTGCAGCGGGGGGGCGCCACCATCTCCCTGGAGCCCGGCGGCCAGTTGGAGCTGTCCGGCAGCCCCTTCGTCACCGCGCGGGAGGCCCACGCGGAGAACCTCACGCACCTGTCGGAGGTGTCGGCCGCCGCCGACGCGCTGGGGTTGCGGCTCGTGTTCCTGGGCTACCGCCCCTTCGGCACGACGGCGCAGATGCCGTGGATGCCGAAGACGCGCTACCTCATCATGCGCCGCACCCTGCCGGAGCGCGGCCGGCTGGCGCTGAACATGATGTTGATGACGTCCACCGGCCAGGTGTCGCTGGACTGGGCGGACGAGGCGGACTGTGTCCGCAAGACGGTGGTGGTGGCCCGGCTGGCCCCACTGATGAATGCGCTGTACGCCAACAGCCCCATCGTGGAGGGCAAGCCCTCGGGCTACATGTCCTTCCGCAACCGCGTCTGGGACGAGGTGGACCCCACGCGCTGTGGCTACCTGCCCGCGTTCTTCGACGGCTCCTTCTCCTACCAGGCCTACGTGGAGTGGGCGCTGGACGCGCCGCTGCTCTTCCTGCGGCGGAACAACGAGTACCTGTACCCGAAGATGACCTTCCGGCAGTTGCTGAAGGACGGCTTCGAGGGCAAGCCGCCCGACCTGAACGACTGGACGGACCACCTGTCCACGCTCTTCCCCGAGGTGCGGCTGAAGACGGTGGTCGAGGTGCGCGGGGCGGACTGTGTGAATCCCGCGATGACGGGGGCGCTCGCCGCGCTCTGGCGGGGCATCCTCTATGACGCCACCGCGCTGGAGGAGGCCGAGCGGCTCCTTCCGAAGCTGAGCTACGCCGACCACCTGGCGTTCCATGACACGGCCCGGCGCGAGGGGCTGGCGGGGCGCATGGGCACGCAGGAGATTCACCGGTTGGCGGCGGAGATGGTGGCCATCTCCCGGCGAGGCCTGGAGCGGCTGGATGCGCTGGACGCGCCGCTGCTGGAGCCCCTCGCCGAGGTGGCCGCGTCAGGGCGTTCGCCCGCGCAAGCGGTGCTCGAGGCGTGGGAGAAGAACCCCCGCCCCGAGGCGCTGCTCGACGGCTTCGGACGGTGATGTGGCGGGCGGCCTAGAACTGGCCGCCAATCATCACGTTGCCGTTGAAGAGGCTGCCCTTCTCGTCGGCGTTGGTGACGGGGTTTCGGACGAGGCCCTCCCCTCCGACGAAGCGGTACGTGGCGCGCGCACCGGCCACCAGGTGGCCCAAGCGGAAGTCCAGGCCCGCGGCCACTGGCAACTCCGTCTGCCAGTCGTTGTTGTAGTACGCGTCCGCGCCGTCGGACGGGTTGAGGTAGCTCAGTCCCACGCCCACGCCGACGAAGGGACGCCACTTCTCCTTGATGAGGGGCCCCGCCTTCGCGAGCAGCGTGGCGTTGTTGCGCCAGACGCCCTCGCCGCGGCCGTCGTCCCGCAGACGCTCGTCGCGGATGGGCAAGCGCTGGCCCTCGTAGCCGACCTCGACGCCGCCGTGCTCCCACGGATAGGCGCTGGCGGTGATGCCGAACAGCGGGCCCACGCGCGTGTTGCGGCCCAGG
This genomic window from Myxococcus hansupus contains:
- a CDS encoding MXAN_5808 family serine peptidase, whose product is MNQMPRFLRRITAVAVLLGAWALVGNDRAPLPLTMGAAEAGQGSWDGSLPAAKGEKAPHDLNSLRVLTKVILYVKENYVDPKRVKPKEMMIASLEYVEKSVPDVLVDGNAETGKLNVNVNGKQREFDIAHVDSLWKMSFALKDVFDFLSKNMRPIEDTRDVEYAAVNGMLSTLDPHSVLLRPELYREMKLSTKGEFGGLGFVIQMREGNLTVVKVIPKTPAHRAGIQKDDRIKKIGEESTVNMDLNEAVSKLRGPVDSRITITVERDGWEKPRIMTLARAMISIESVQHKLLANNVGYIRLKNFQGNTTRDLEAALTQMRKQADAKGGFKGLVLDMRGNPGGLLEQAIQVSDTFLSSGTIVATVGLSDKLREEKRARPTEGEDTYPIAVLVNAGSASASEIVAGALKNLDRATIIGRQTFGKGSVQVLYDFPDDSALKLTIAKYLTPGDVSIQEVGIVPDIQLIPTRATDERVDVFAPRRSMGEADLDQHFGNPDSTTVAKKREDVLDREKPLVTLKYLKVDEKQAQATAKKEKEEGKAAPKTAANDKKHGDKDPLLDVDVAGSGEDLDDQLDAEAQEEIKEDFEVVFARDFVLRAPATTRKEQLKQGKTFIDQKRAEEETRINGAIAALGVDWSAGPTPKNVQMAVSMTPGPEAKIAAGEVMEMALTAENRGTEPLKRVRAWTESDNAFLDRREFLFGALAPGEKKTWKVKVRLPKDLTSRRDDVTVRFFDDNGVLPETRVAELNFVELPRPAFAFNWQVIDDCATCNGDGTVQRGETVSVLLDVTNAGTGPALDSFTQIKNGGDANIFIEKGRFKLGELKPGETKTARFQLEVKKGFKGDTFPLKLAIIDEPLEEFVMEKLELPVTDGAVATMEPKKGLVRLGDKVDLYGAPTQAARPVAKLSGTTVLASEAATKGFYRVELEKDRFAFVRSQDAKEVKSGKATAPKATLATNHRPPDIRLDVDPAAGGLVANGDKFTLSGVVTDPHGLLDVYVLVNDQKVYFKGVDPKGSEPNTLKFSTEFALKEGNNNVLVVAREDSDFASRRTLVIRRRPAEVAQKMAAQAGNPAGKQQQQ
- a CDS encoding EI24 domain-containing protein, with the protein product MSPHSVLPHVAPEPRLSDFFQGLGLLGRAFSLILRDRRLFLLSALCAAVTAVALVGLVWLLWTYAPGALASVWARPESWYGRAAWSTVLILSSLVLWVVGANVVPPLLLAPLQDPLSEMTEEAWGGSPGAAFTLGGFLRGLVTGIAHTLARLFFLLAGLAILLPLHLIPGVGSVLWTVLGSLWTTMWMAGEFLAAPMTRHLYPFAEVRRMMRERRALCLGLGAGIYVLLWVPILNTFFLPVAIVAGTLLYGGLREARLLPPPPGASSTAALK
- a CDS encoding glutamate--cysteine ligase, which encodes MSLDLKRAASEPISSVDMLVAGFRAAEKPRGAHRLGLEHEKFIYPVGGAEPPTYEGAQGVGALLNRVSAAGYTPFRETPESPVIALQRGGATISLEPGGQLELSGSPFVTAREAHAENLTHLSEVSAAADALGLRLVFLGYRPFGTTAQMPWMPKTRYLIMRRTLPERGRLALNMMLMTSTGQVSLDWADEADCVRKTVVVARLAPLMNALYANSPIVEGKPSGYMSFRNRVWDEVDPTRCGYLPAFFDGSFSYQAYVEWALDAPLLFLRRNNEYLYPKMTFRQLLKDGFEGKPPDLNDWTDHLSTLFPEVRLKTVVEVRGADCVNPAMTGALAALWRGILYDATALEEAERLLPKLSYADHLAFHDTARREGLAGRMGTQEIHRLAAEMVAISRRGLERLDALDAPLLEPLAEVAASGRSPAQAVLEAWEKNPRPEALLDGFGR